In the Oryzias latipes chromosome 9, ASM223467v1 genome, one interval contains:
- the LOC101171839 gene encoding uncharacterized protein LOC101171839 — MPLFRAVDEHALRKPRPRRWRLRNPPHESDWRAHEGVPSLTRLCLLNLADNMKEVWTKDYADNYLNHYVFRYIMGPFNLLPGDLVEELMWLLGCRKQLSRAALHLLLVPQLKNLSLVTCPSLVIPSLCVHIAACCQGLWSLDLSGALQLPSKFLCETLQTLPALRSLSLAGTPCDSSVIRTIVCRCRFLRHLDVSRCHLLSPAALLPLGGAAFSPSSLSPSPIPSASCSAPASSPSPLPLISLLALDVGFGEQTGDPAVAAAYLLLVLPGLERVALDELTQACCLIQHREFWKADEFADKLGIPRLEEVWRERIQGEQGKNWRKRREGNSPNKEDETEEEELILLNGYESEEEEVAGAEFPDFPDEAEDKAGVSSQSDLILNLRDVKGVSCDCVGSLSHLCPNITSMSVNIDVDGDISPFASSIRTWSNQLRTLSVHHPGPLADLLPALQVAGSSLTSLTLEGVKTSPQTPLLEIIRGCPKLRDLHMSGEPPGTRQEEGADDHLGEPDLPQLPNLCSLSLSFSYEHSQMKPAMSWTSLQRVLKCLLIGSPSLEKLSFVSVPCPLNGVLWSLLFGANWARRHVRASACFPPTPLERLQRIDLRRTDVLMGTVNMIMRHSKRLRFVDLSHCWNISKVEYLNRKSCDRVQVVWV; from the exons ATGCCTCTGTTCAGGGCTGTGGATGAGCACGCTTTAAGAAAGCCTCGGCCCCGGCGATGGAGGCTGAGGAATCCGCCACACGAAAGTGACTGGAGGGCACACGAAGGCGTTCCGTCACTGACACGCCTGTGTTTACTAAACCTGGCTGACAACATGAAAGAAGTATGGACAAAAGACTATGCTGACAACTACCTAAATCACTACGTCTTCAGATACATCATGGGACCCTTCAACTTGCTTC CCGGCGACCTTGTTGAGGAGCTGATGTGGCTGCTGGGTTGTAGAAAGCAGCTGTCTCGGGCTGCGCTCCACCTCCTGCTGGTCCCTCAGCTCAAGAACCTGTCGCTAGTCACGTGTCCTAGTCTGGTCATCCCTTCCTTATGTGTCCACATTGCTGCATGCTGCCAG gGTCTGTGGAGTCTGGATTTGTCTGGAGCTCTGCAGCTACCTTCTAAGTTCCTCTGTGAAACCCTCCAGACTCTTCCGGCTTTGCGCTCGCTCTCCCTGGCCGGCACACCCTGCGACAGCAGCGTAATCCGGACCATCGTCTGCCGCTGCCGTTTCCTGCGACATTTAGATGTGTCTCGCTGTCATCTGCTTTCTCCAGCTGCCCTGCTGCCCCTCGGAGGCGCAGCCTTCAGTCCATCCTCTCTTTCTCCCTCTCCAATCCCGTcagcctcctgctctgcccCCGCCTCATCCCCGTCTCCTCTGCCCCTCATCAGCCTGCTGGCTCTGGACGTCGGCTTTGGGGAACAGACGGGGGACCCTGCAGTGGCAGCAGCTTATCTGCTTCTGGTTTTGCCCGGGTTGGAGAGGGTGGCTTTGGATGAGCTCACCCAGGCTTGCTGTCTCATCCAGCACAGAGAGTTCTGGAAGGCAGATGAGTTTGCCGACAAGTTAGGAATTCCCAGGCTGGAGGAAGTGTGGCGGGAGAGGATCCAAGGAGAGCAGGGGAAAAATTGGAGAAAAAGACGGGAAGGAAATTCCCCCAACAAAGAAGATGAGACCGAAGAGGAGGAGCTGATTCTGTTGAATGGCTATGaaagtgaggaagaggaagttGCAGGTGCAGAGTTCCCAGATTTTCCAGATGAAGCCGAAGACAAAGCAGGTGTTTCATCGCAGTCAGACCTGATCCTGAACCTGAGGGACGTCAAGGGGGTCAGCTGTGACTGTGTGGGCAGTTTAAGCCACTTGTGTCCAAACATCACCTCCATGTCTGTAAACATTGACGTAGATGGTGACATCAGCCCGTTTGCCTCAAGCATCCGGACATGGTCGAACCAACTGCGGACTCTTTCGGTCCACCATCCGGGCCCTTTGGCGGACCTCCTTCCTGCTTTACAAGTTGCAGGTTCTTCCCTGACCTCTCTAACCTTAGAGGGGGTCAAAACTAGCCCACAGACTCCTCTACTGGAGATCATTAGAGGCTGCCCAAAGCTCAGGGACCTGCACATGTCTGGAGAACCTCCTGGAACACGACAGGAAGAAGGAGCGGACGATCATCTGGGTGAGCCGGATCTCCCTCAGCTGCCAAACCTCTGCTCTCTCAGCCTCAG CTTCTCATACGAGCACAGCCAGATGAAGCCTGCCATGTCCTGGACGTCCCTCCAGAGGGTGCTGAAGTGTCTCCTGATTGGCTCTCCATCACTGGAGAAGCTCTCCTTCGTCTCAGTGCCGTGCCCCCTGAACGGCGTGCTGTGGAGTTTGCTGTTTGGAGCGAATTGGGCCAGGCGTCATGTCAGAGCTTCCGCCTGTTTTCCCCCCACGCCACTGGAGCGGCTGCAGCGGATTGACCTTCGGCGAACAGACGTGCTGATGGGCACTGTCAACATGATAATGCGGCACAGCAAGAGGCTCAGGTTTGTGGATCTGAGTCACTGCTGGAATATCAGCAAGGTGGAGTATCTGAACCGGAAGAGTTGTGATAGAGTCCAGGTGGTCTGGGTGTAG
- the entpd4 gene encoding ectonucleoside triphosphate diphosphohydrolase 4 isoform X1, whose protein sequence is MGRISFSCLFPASWHFSVSPQLLPRILIPSLRQLLFFSLLICLIGLLYLLLVVGKGHVSWITRENNFHRHLARVTDVDATDTSNPNLNYGLVVDCGSSGSRIFVYCWPRHNGNPHELLDIRQMRDQHRKPVVMKIKPGISELAKTPEKASDYMYPLLSFAAQHIPKNKHQETPLYILCTAGMRVLPESQQEAILEDLRTDIPVHFNFLFSDSHVEVISGKQEGVYAWIGINFVLGRFNHGDSDGEAEVEVHVPSIDQQDTLRRQRTAGVLDMGGVSTQIAYEVPKTVRFVSPQQEEVAKNLLAEFNLGCDAHRTEHVYRVYVSTFLGFGGNAARQRYEENLMRKTITRNKLLGEHFGETAESPLPDPCLPTDLEDQIGTSTEKLYLRGTGDFDQCRQILQPFLNRTNDTHSSLNGVYQPAIDYSNSQFYGFSEFYYCTEDVLRMGGDYNASKYAAAAKGYCATKWKTLQERFDSGLYASHADYHRLKYQCFKSAWMYEVFHSGFSFPTNYKNLKTALLVYEKEVQWTLGAILYRTRFLPLRDIQQESLKGTHSHWRHSFSFVNNHYLFLACFFIVLLSIILYLMRLRRIHRLAVKHYTPSSVPWLEEGLGPPMLPIIL, encoded by the exons ATGGGAAG GATCAGCTTCTCATGCCTCTTCCCGGCCTCTTGGCATTTTAGTGTGTCGCCCCAGCTTCTCCCTCGGATTCTGATCCCTTCCCTCAGACAGCTGCTCTTCTTCAGCCTGCTCATCTGCCTCATAGGACTGCTTTACCTGCTGCTCGTTGTTGGAAAAGGTCATGTCAGCTGGATCACACGAGAAAACAACTTCCATAG GCACCTCGCCAGGGTCACCGATGTGGATGCGACAGATACAAGCAACCCAAACCTAAACTACGGTCTGGTGGTGGACTGCGGCAGCAGCGGCTCCAGGATATTCGTGTACTGCTGGCCTCGGCACAACGGCAACCCTCACGAACTGCTGGACATCCGGCAAATGCGGGATCAACATCGTAAGCCAGTGGTCATGAAGATCAAGCCTG GCATTTCAGAGTTGGCTAAAACTCCAGAGAAAGCCAGTGATTACATGTACCCACTTTTAAGTTTCGCAGCTCAGCatattccaaaaaacaaacaccaggaAACCCCCTTGTATATCTTGTGCACAGCTGGAATGAGAGTATTACCAGAAAG CCAACAAGAAGCCATTCTTGAGGATCTACGCACAGATATCCCAGTCCACTTCAATTTCCTGTTCTCTGATTCCCACGTGGAAGTGATTTCTGGAAAACAAGAag GAGTCTATGCATGGATTGGAATAAACTTTGTGCTCGGAAGGTTCAATCATGGTGACAGTG ATGGGGAAGCTGAAGTGGAGGTTCATGTCCCAAGTATCGATCAgcaggacacactgaggagacAAAGGACAGCTGGGGTTCTGGACATGGGAGGTGTCTCCACACAGATTGCCTATGAAGTGCCCAAAACTGTAAGATTTGTCTCCCCACAGCAG GAAGAAGTTGCCAAGAACTTACTGGCAGAGTTCAACCTGGGATGCGACGCACACCGCACTGAGCACGTTTACCGTGTTTACGTGTCCACCTTCCTGGGCTTCGGAGGAAACGCAGCACGCCAAAGATACGAAGAAAACCTCATGAGAAAAACCATCACTCGAAACAA GCTTTTAGGTGAGCATTTTGGTGAGACAGCAGAGTCTCCGCTGCCTGATCCTTGTCTTCCCACTGACCTGGAAGATCAGATTGGGACATCTACGGAGAAGCTGTATCTGCGAGGCACGGGAGACTTTGACCAGTGCAGACAGATTCTCCAGCCCTTCCTGAACCGCACCAACGACACTCATAGCTCCCTCAACGGCGTGTACCAGCCGGCGATAGACTACAGCAACAGCCAGTTCTATGGCTTCTCTGAGTTCTATTACTGCACAGAAGACGTTCTGCGTATGGGTGGGGATTACAATGCTTCCAAATATGCCGCGGCTGCCAAG GGTTATTGTGCCACCAAGTGGAAGACACTGCAGGAGCGCTTTGATTCTGGTTTGTACGCGTCACATGCAGACTATCACAGGCTAAA GTACCAGTGCTTCAAGTCTGCATGGATGTATGAGGTTTTCCACTCTGGTTTCTCTTTCCCAACAAATTACAAGAACCTGAAAACAGCCTTGCTGGTTTATGAGAAAGAGGTCCAGTGGACTCTTGGGGCTATACTTTACAGAACACGATTTTTACCCCTAAG AGACATCCAGCAAGAGAGTCTTAAAGGAACACATTCCCACTGGCGTCACAGCTTCTCCTTTGTCAACAATCATTACCTATTCCTTGCTTGTTTCTTCATCGTATTGCTTTCTATCATACTGTACTTAATGAGACTGCGCCGCATCCATCGGCTGGCAGTGAAGCACTACACTCCCTCCTCTGTGCCGTGGCTCGAAGAAGGTCTCGGCCCACCAATGCTTCCCATCATCCTCTGA
- the entpd4 gene encoding ectonucleoside triphosphate diphosphohydrolase 4 isoform X2 produces the protein MGRISFSCLFPASWHFSVSPQLLPRILIPSLRQLLFFSLLICLIGLLYLLLVVGKGHVSWITRENNFHRHLARVTDVDATDTSNPNLNYGLVVDCGSSGSRIFVYCWPRHNGNPHELLDIRQMRDQHRKPVVMKIKPGISELAKTPEKASDYMYPLLSFAAQHIPKNKHQETPLYILCTAGMRVLPESQQEAILEDLRTDIPVHFNFLFSDSHVEVISGKQEGVYAWIGINFVLGRFNHGDSDGEAEVEVHVPSIDQQDTLRRQRTAGVLDMGGVSTQIAYEVPKTEEVAKNLLAEFNLGCDAHRTEHVYRVYVSTFLGFGGNAARQRYEENLMRKTITRNKLLGEHFGETAESPLPDPCLPTDLEDQIGTSTEKLYLRGTGDFDQCRQILQPFLNRTNDTHSSLNGVYQPAIDYSNSQFYGFSEFYYCTEDVLRMGGDYNASKYAAAAKGYCATKWKTLQERFDSGLYASHADYHRLKYQCFKSAWMYEVFHSGFSFPTNYKNLKTALLVYEKEVQWTLGAILYRTRFLPLRDIQQESLKGTHSHWRHSFSFVNNHYLFLACFFIVLLSIILYLMRLRRIHRLAVKHYTPSSVPWLEEGLGPPMLPIIL, from the exons ATGGGAAG GATCAGCTTCTCATGCCTCTTCCCGGCCTCTTGGCATTTTAGTGTGTCGCCCCAGCTTCTCCCTCGGATTCTGATCCCTTCCCTCAGACAGCTGCTCTTCTTCAGCCTGCTCATCTGCCTCATAGGACTGCTTTACCTGCTGCTCGTTGTTGGAAAAGGTCATGTCAGCTGGATCACACGAGAAAACAACTTCCATAG GCACCTCGCCAGGGTCACCGATGTGGATGCGACAGATACAAGCAACCCAAACCTAAACTACGGTCTGGTGGTGGACTGCGGCAGCAGCGGCTCCAGGATATTCGTGTACTGCTGGCCTCGGCACAACGGCAACCCTCACGAACTGCTGGACATCCGGCAAATGCGGGATCAACATCGTAAGCCAGTGGTCATGAAGATCAAGCCTG GCATTTCAGAGTTGGCTAAAACTCCAGAGAAAGCCAGTGATTACATGTACCCACTTTTAAGTTTCGCAGCTCAGCatattccaaaaaacaaacaccaggaAACCCCCTTGTATATCTTGTGCACAGCTGGAATGAGAGTATTACCAGAAAG CCAACAAGAAGCCATTCTTGAGGATCTACGCACAGATATCCCAGTCCACTTCAATTTCCTGTTCTCTGATTCCCACGTGGAAGTGATTTCTGGAAAACAAGAag GAGTCTATGCATGGATTGGAATAAACTTTGTGCTCGGAAGGTTCAATCATGGTGACAGTG ATGGGGAAGCTGAAGTGGAGGTTCATGTCCCAAGTATCGATCAgcaggacacactgaggagacAAAGGACAGCTGGGGTTCTGGACATGGGAGGTGTCTCCACACAGATTGCCTATGAAGTGCCCAAAACT GAAGAAGTTGCCAAGAACTTACTGGCAGAGTTCAACCTGGGATGCGACGCACACCGCACTGAGCACGTTTACCGTGTTTACGTGTCCACCTTCCTGGGCTTCGGAGGAAACGCAGCACGCCAAAGATACGAAGAAAACCTCATGAGAAAAACCATCACTCGAAACAA GCTTTTAGGTGAGCATTTTGGTGAGACAGCAGAGTCTCCGCTGCCTGATCCTTGTCTTCCCACTGACCTGGAAGATCAGATTGGGACATCTACGGAGAAGCTGTATCTGCGAGGCACGGGAGACTTTGACCAGTGCAGACAGATTCTCCAGCCCTTCCTGAACCGCACCAACGACACTCATAGCTCCCTCAACGGCGTGTACCAGCCGGCGATAGACTACAGCAACAGCCAGTTCTATGGCTTCTCTGAGTTCTATTACTGCACAGAAGACGTTCTGCGTATGGGTGGGGATTACAATGCTTCCAAATATGCCGCGGCTGCCAAG GGTTATTGTGCCACCAAGTGGAAGACACTGCAGGAGCGCTTTGATTCTGGTTTGTACGCGTCACATGCAGACTATCACAGGCTAAA GTACCAGTGCTTCAAGTCTGCATGGATGTATGAGGTTTTCCACTCTGGTTTCTCTTTCCCAACAAATTACAAGAACCTGAAAACAGCCTTGCTGGTTTATGAGAAAGAGGTCCAGTGGACTCTTGGGGCTATACTTTACAGAACACGATTTTTACCCCTAAG AGACATCCAGCAAGAGAGTCTTAAAGGAACACATTCCCACTGGCGTCACAGCTTCTCCTTTGTCAACAATCATTACCTATTCCTTGCTTGTTTCTTCATCGTATTGCTTTCTATCATACTGTACTTAATGAGACTGCGCCGCATCCATCGGCTGGCAGTGAAGCACTACACTCCCTCCTCTGTGCCGTGGCTCGAAGAAGGTCTCGGCCCACCAATGCTTCCCATCATCCTCTGA